A region of Peromyscus maniculatus bairdii isolate BWxNUB_F1_BW_parent chromosome 7, HU_Pman_BW_mat_3.1, whole genome shotgun sequence DNA encodes the following proteins:
- the LOC143274411 gene encoding proline-rich protein 23A3-like: protein MMPGVRPRSPTANRLPYREAQPEGPRPAKRHCPQQAQADLEAPTGPASEQLTTTMFLPAGLALKLHLQGFDLLLEREPDSVMTVILPGHTIIVVPEHLKDSYQPGQPGFLPASQQEAALLEMPQDHQVILQQESSSTCVADTQGWRNPLIPEEDNQGALGDFLRPMPWMNAPASMVPAMLLPFTGMSSPLFPGQVPCSWGPTASPGAERYAPSTIWSLKGSMLWPLPSSPLQPLPPSPPPPPPSHQAQDPQSRQELWPPCCKARKRLF from the coding sequence ATGATGCCAGGAGTTCGGCCCCGCAGCCCCACCGCCAACCGGCTGCCCTATAGGGAAGCCCAGCCAGAAGGACCCAGGCCTGCAAAGCGCCACTGCCCTCAGCAGGCACAGGCAGACCTGGAAGCGCCCACTGGGCCGGCCAGCGAGCAGCTCACCACCACCAtgttcctgcctgctggccttgcTCTCAAACTGCATCTGCAAGGCTTCGACCTGCTGCTGGAGCGCGAGCCCGATTCTGTCATGACAGTGATACTCCCTGGACACACCATCATCGTGGTGCCCGAGCATCTTAAGGACTCCTACCAGCCTGGACAGCCTGGCTTCTTGCCTGCCAGCCAGCAGGAGGCTGCTCTCCTGGAAatgccccaggaccaccaggtcaTCCTCCAGCAAGAATCCTCCAGCACATGTGTAGCAGACACCCAAGGCTGGAGAAACCCGCTTATCCCAGAGGAAGACAATCAAGGAGCTTTAGGCGACTTCCTGAGGCCTATGCCGTGGATGAATGCTCCAGCCAGCATGGTCCCTGCGATGCTTCTCCCCTTCACCGGAATGTCAAGCCCCTTGTTCCCGGGCCAAGTGCCATGTTCCTGGGGCCCAACAGCCTCTCCTGGTGCAGAGAGATATGCTCCCAGCACCATCTGGAGCCTCAAAGGGAGCATGCTGTGGCCTCTCCCCAGCTCACCACTGcagcctctccctccatctcctcctccccctcctccaagtCACCAGGCACAGGACCCTCAGAGTAGGCAGGAGCTCTGGCCCCCTTGCTGCAAGGCCCGGAAGCGCCTCTTCTAG
- the LOC143274412 gene encoding proline-rich protein 23A3-like → MMPGVRPRSPTANPLPYRAAQPEGPRPAKRHCPQQAQADLEAPTGPASEQLTTTMFLPAGLALKLHLQGFDLLLEREPDSVMTVILPGHTIIVVPEHLKDSYQPGQPGFLPASQQEAALLEMPQDHQVILQQESSSTCVADTQGWRNPLIPEEDNQGALGDFLRPMPWMNAPAGMVPVMLLPFTGMSSPLFPGQVPCSWGPTASPGAERYAPSTIWSLKGSMLWPLPSSPLQPLPPSPPLPPPPPSYQAQDPQSRQKLWRPCCKARRRLF, encoded by the coding sequence ATGATGCCAGGAGTTCGGCCCCGCAGCCCCACCGCCAACCCGCTGCCCTACAGGGCAGCCCAGCCAGAAGGACCCAGGCCTGCAAAGCGCCACTGCCCTCAGCAGGCACAGGCAGACCTGGAAGCGCCCACTGGGCCGGCCAGCGAGCAGCTCACCACCACCAtgttcctgcctgctggccttgcTCTCAAACTGCATCTGCAAGGCTTCGACCTGCTGCTGGAGCGCGAGCCCGATTCTGTCATGACAGTGATACTCCCTGGACACACCATCATCGTGGTGCCCGAGCATCTCAAGGACTCCTACCAGCCTGGACAGCCTGGCTTCTTGCCTGCCAGCCAGCAGGAGGCTGCTCTCCTGGAAatgccccaggaccaccaggtcaTCCTCCAGCAAGAATCCTCCAGCACATGTGTAGCAGACACCCAAGGCTGGAGAAACCCGCTTATCCCAGAGGAAGACAATCAAGGAGCTTTAGGCGACTTCCTGAGGCCTATGCCGTGGATGAATGCTCCAGCCGGCATGGTCCCTGTGATGCTTCTCCCCTTCACCGGAATGTCAAGCCCCTTGTTCCCGGGCCAAGTGCCATGTTCCTGGGGCCCAACAGCCTCTCCTGGTGCAGAGAGATATGCTCCCAGCACCATCTGGAGCCTCAAAGGGAGCATGCTGTGGCCTCTCCCCAGCTCACCACTGcagcctctccctccatctcctcctcttcctcctcctcctccaagttaCCAGGCACAGGACCCTCAGAGTAGGCAGAAGCTCTGGCGCCCTTGCTGCAAGGCCCGGAGGCGCCTCTTCTAG